The Rhinoderma darwinii isolate aRhiDar2 chromosome 11, aRhiDar2.hap1, whole genome shotgun sequence genome window below encodes:
- the LOC142663758 gene encoding oocyte zinc finger protein XlCOF29-like yields the protein MMDKGHITEKILNVTLEIIYLLTGEDCSVVKKTSGDSLSPNSCPYMSGRWTSTITEPSLIPKRNNEQKILELTNKIIHLLTGEVPIRFQDVSVYFSMEEWEYIEGHKDLYKDVMMEDHWPLTSPGISSKRSPSERCPSSVFSRDCPQEYHNVPEGHHVGGTKVSSNPIKVNVHFMLCQYYLIICYISAH from the exons ATGATGGATAAGGGACACATAACGGAGAAGATACTGAACGTCACCCTGGAGATAATCTACCTTCTTACCGGAGAG GATTGTTCGGTAGTGAAGAAGACTTCTGGTGACTCTCTATCCCCCAACAGCTGTCCCTACATGTCTGGAAGATGGACCAGTACCATCACGGAGCCTTCACTGATACCTAAGAGAAACAACGAGCAGAAGATCCTAGAACTCACCAACaagatcattcatctgctgactggagag gttcctataaggtttcAGGATGTctccgtctatttctccatggaggagtgggagtatatagaaggacacaaggatctgtacaaggacgtcatgatggaggaccactggcccctcacatcaccgg GTATATCCAGTAAGAGAAGTCcatcagagagatgtcccagttctGTGTTTTCCCGGGATTGTCCACAGGAATATCACAACGTCCCAGAGGGTCATCACGTAGGTGGAACCAAAGTCTCGTCAAATCCCATAAAGGTGAATGTGCACTTCATGCTTTGCCAATATTACCTAATAATTTGTTACATTTCAGCTCATTAA